The Sagittula sp. P11 genome window below encodes:
- a CDS encoding aspartate-semialdehyde dehydrogenase, which yields MGYRIVVAGATGNVGREMLNILAEREFPVDEIAVLASRRSLGTEVSFGDRTLKTQDLATFDFTGWDIALFAVGSGPTKEFAPKAAAAGCVVIDNSSLYRYDPDVPLIVPEVNADAVMGYSKKNIIANPNCSTAQMVVALKPLHDRAKIKRVVVSTYQSVSGSGKEGMDELWDQTKAVYNPVSEVPPKKYPKEIAFNVIPHIDVFMEDGSTKEEWKMVVETKKIIDPSIKLTATCVRVPVFVGHSEAINIEFEEFLDEDEARDILREAPGIMVIDKREDGGYVTPKECVGDFATFISRIRQDSTIDNGLNLWCVSDNLRKGAALNAVQIAEVLGQRCLKKG from the coding sequence ATGGGTTACCGCATCGTCGTCGCGGGCGCCACGGGCAACGTGGGCCGCGAAATGCTGAACATCCTCGCCGAACGGGAATTCCCCGTCGACGAGATCGCCGTGCTGGCTTCGCGCCGGTCACTCGGGACCGAAGTCAGCTTTGGCGACAGGACACTCAAGACCCAGGACCTCGCGACGTTCGACTTCACCGGTTGGGATATCGCACTGTTCGCCGTGGGCTCCGGCCCGACCAAGGAATTCGCGCCGAAGGCCGCCGCGGCGGGCTGCGTGGTGATCGACAACTCGTCGCTCTACCGCTACGATCCGGACGTGCCGCTGATCGTGCCGGAAGTGAACGCCGACGCCGTGATGGGCTATTCCAAGAAGAACATCATCGCGAACCCGAACTGCTCGACCGCGCAGATGGTCGTCGCGCTGAAGCCGCTGCACGACCGCGCGAAGATCAAGCGCGTCGTGGTGTCGACCTACCAGTCGGTGTCAGGCTCGGGCAAGGAAGGCATGGACGAGCTCTGGGATCAGACCAAGGCGGTCTACAACCCGGTGTCCGAGGTGCCGCCGAAGAAATACCCGAAAGAGATCGCCTTCAACGTGATCCCGCACATCGATGTCTTCATGGAAGACGGCTCCACCAAGGAAGAGTGGAAGATGGTCGTGGAGACGAAGAAGATCATCGATCCGAGCATCAAGCTGACCGCGACCTGCGTGCGCGTGCCGGTCTTCGTCGGCCACTCCGAGGCGATCAACATCGAGTTCGAGGAATTCCTCGACGAGGACGAGGCGCGCGACATCCTGCGCGAGGCGCCCGGTATCATGGTGATCGACAAGCGCGAGGACGGCGGCTACGTCACGCCGAAGGAATGTGTGGGTGACTTCGCCACGTTCATCTCCCGCATCCGGCAGGACTCGACCATCGACAACGGTCTGAACCTGTGGTGCGTCTCGGACAACCTGCGGAAGGGCGCGGCGCTGAACGCCGTGCAGATCGCCGAGGTTCTTGGCCAGCGGTGCCTGAAGAAGGGCTGA
- a CDS encoding carbonic anhydrase, with amino-acid sequence MEFTRPLPAYLVTRYHGWKATTYAENHAWYRRLADEGQRPRAMVISCCDSRVHVTSIFGADQGEFFIHRNIANLVPTYEPDGNHHGTSAAVEYAVTALKVAHVIVLGHSNCGGVQGCLDMCQGRAPELEETSSFVGRWMDILKPGFEAVKDDPDMPRALEHEAVRVSLRNLMTFPFVKEAVEKGTLSLHGLWTDIGEGGLMHIDRKSGQFTVV; translated from the coding sequence ATGGAATTCACGCGCCCGCTGCCCGCGTACCTTGTGACGCGGTACCACGGTTGGAAAGCGACGACCTATGCGGAGAACCACGCCTGGTACAGACGTCTCGCGGACGAGGGCCAGCGCCCCCGCGCGATGGTGATCTCCTGCTGCGATTCGCGGGTGCACGTGACGTCGATCTTCGGCGCCGACCAGGGCGAATTCTTCATCCACCGCAACATCGCCAACCTCGTCCCGACATACGAGCCGGACGGCAACCACCACGGCACCTCGGCCGCGGTGGAATACGCGGTCACGGCGCTCAAGGTCGCGCATGTGATCGTGCTGGGCCATTCGAACTGCGGCGGCGTTCAGGGCTGCCTCGACATGTGCCAGGGCCGCGCGCCTGAGCTGGAGGAGACCTCGTCCTTCGTCGGGCGCTGGATGGACATCCTCAAGCCGGGTTTCGAGGCGGTGAAGGACGATCCCGACATGCCCCGCGCGCTCGAGCACGAGGCGGTGCGCGTGTCGCTGAGAAACCTGATGACCTTCCCCTTCGTGAAGGAGGCGGTCGAAAAGGGCACGCTGTCGCTGCACGGTCTCTGGACCGACATCGGCGAGGGCGGCCTGATGCACATCGACCGCAAGAGCGGCCAGTTCACCGTGGTCTGA